A region from the Agrobacterium cucumeris genome encodes:
- a CDS encoding flagellar hook-associated family protein, whose amino-acid sequence MKTSFISSLAMQNSMRSTILKAQLEMTKLNTELTTGKHADLGVTLGANTARSLDLNRDVERISSLVTVNSFATQRLESSQTALDGMAKAAQEILGVLVPNTSSAQPTLATVNQKITNALNNFTSFANTAVDGEYLFSGTNTDVKPVDDYFADGSTLKTAYNDELNHFMATQTPPVGSIANLSKDQVNAFMTHMEGVFNGTTTVTNPPHSSLATGQNVDFWTTFGSKASDTNMTSRISQNEVIETSTNSNSQGMRYFAMTAMTAMTFLDDKVPSDVREAVATRAVTTIGTAIDGLNQQASGLGLSQERVKKSNDSLAAQKKIIETHLLDIEGIDTYEAKTRLDLLQQQIEIAYSLTSRLQKMSLVNYL is encoded by the coding sequence ATGAAAACGTCATTCATTTCATCGCTGGCGATGCAGAACAGCATGCGCAGCACCATCCTCAAGGCCCAGCTTGAGATGACCAAGCTCAATACCGAACTGACAACGGGCAAGCACGCGGATCTCGGCGTCACGCTCGGCGCCAACACGGCCCGCAGCCTCGATCTCAATCGGGATGTGGAGCGGATTTCGTCGCTTGTCACGGTCAATTCCTTTGCGACGCAACGTCTTGAATCGTCGCAGACCGCATTGGACGGCATGGCAAAGGCCGCCCAGGAAATCCTCGGCGTTCTGGTGCCGAATACCAGCAGCGCGCAGCCCACGCTTGCCACCGTCAACCAGAAAATCACCAATGCGCTCAACAATTTCACCAGCTTCGCGAACACTGCCGTCGATGGCGAATATCTGTTTTCCGGCACGAATACGGATGTGAAGCCGGTCGATGACTATTTCGCCGATGGTTCGACGCTGAAGACCGCTTATAATGATGAGCTGAACCATTTCATGGCGACGCAGACGCCGCCGGTCGGAAGCATCGCCAACCTGTCCAAGGATCAGGTCAACGCCTTCATGACCCATATGGAAGGCGTATTCAACGGCACCACGACGGTCACCAATCCGCCGCATAGCAGTCTTGCCACCGGTCAGAACGTTGATTTCTGGACGACGTTCGGCTCCAAGGCCAGCGACACCAACATGACGAGCCGGATCAGCCAGAACGAAGTGATCGAGACATCGACCAACAGCAATTCGCAGGGCATGCGTTATTTCGCGATGACGGCAATGACGGCGATGACCTTCCTCGATGACAAGGTTCCGAGCGATGTCCGTGAAGCTGTCGCCACCCGCGCGGTTACGACAATCGGTACCGCAATCGACGGTTTGAACCAGCAGGCCAGCGGCCTCGGTCTCTCTCAGGAACGTGTCAAGAAGTCTAACGACTCTTTGGCGGCGCAGAAGAAGATCATCGAGACGCATCTGCTGGATATCGAAGGTATCG